The Leishmania braziliensis MHOM/BR/75/M2904 complete genome, chromosome 9 DNA window TACTCTCAACTGACCTGTCGAAGGAACGAATGGCAACAGAAAGAGACAGGGCAGACTGATCTGCTGGAGCGCACGTAAGCGATCAAAGCGGCTTGTCAGAGGGTGACGCacacccctcctccactaCTCCCCCTACGCGCGAcggagcagcgccaccaaCACCCACTTACgccttcgcttcttctccagtATATTGCATTGTGgtcttcttcttgctcttgtatgcgcctccccccccccccccactccgTCTGTCCAGCCAtttgcctcctcccttctcccacGCCTTCACAAAGCAGAAATGAACACCgtcggcgtgtgtgtgtgtgggtgggtgggtgggtgggtgtgtcttcCACCGGCGGGGGACTCGTATGCGCTGTAACacatgaaagagagagcacccgaccttcgctctctcttcttgtcgGTGGCTGCTCTCCCTATGCTGCGTGACTCGGCGTTGGGGTCCATGCACGCACCCAAACATATACATAAGCACAGGAACGGTCGCTTGCCAGTCAGCCCTGCCGCCTGTGCTGtcctcccccaccacccctcctACCGTTACAACAGCCGTCCATTATCCTTCATCTCTCCCGTGGGTACTCGCGTGGTATACAACGCGCAGAAATGCGTGCAGTCTCTCGCAATGCCGCGAGAGCACACAAATACCGCCCCTCTGTCAACTCCGTCCACCCCTCTTCGCCACCACGCGCAGGCGGACCCACCCCTTCATTTCTTCGCTGTTTGGTGAGCACCCCACTTTTTCATTAAAGTACAACGCCAGCACTGGACCGTTTGTCGGTGCGCTACTCTTGCGCCCTTTCCCGCTCATCCCACCACCTACTTCAACCTCCACCCGCAGCACAGGCGGCACCACATTGAGCCAAGCACATGTCCATGCAGTCCGTGGGCCGCCTACCAGTGTCACGGGAACCGGCGGGCATGATGCTTCGACGCCTCGCCGCGCATCGCCGCCACGCAGCCGCTTTCTGCGCCGCGCGGTGGAAGAGTGAACACGACCACGGTAGTAGGACCCTCATGTGTGCCCAGCGCACCTTCCTCACCGCGACACGGGTGCGCCGAAtgagtggcagcagcagcagcagcaacggcacaAGCACGGGCAGCTCTACAGAAGCTGCGAGGAATGCCGCTGTGTACTTCGATGGCCCTTCCCTACTGAACGACGACGTGGACAGCGAGCACAACTCACCCTCAGCAGTCCACCTAtccgccgcgccaccagccccgccgctgccgccgccgccaccaccaccgactGCATCTTCGATGTCGCCTGTCGAAATCACTGCAGAGGGGTGGGCTGAGCTTCAGCAGTACCTGCACCAAGTTGAAGGGACCGATGTCGAGCTCCTTGGCGCCACTCAAGGCGTCACACCGCCGCTCTCGGACGCAATGGTTGGCCATGTTGACaagacagcagcggtggcagaaGACGGCCCGCACAGTGACGGCACCTTTGCAGGTCAGCGTCCACAGGTctcaccgtcgccaccgttTGTGTCGCCTGAAGATGTCGCTGACCTTGCAACGGATCTGGCGCAAGAGGTGGGTGCGCTACACCACGACTCCAGCTTTACATCGGCACGCGGCTGGGAGAAGGCAGAGCTAGAAGCGGGGGCAGACAGTGGTCACCAAGACGACGGCATCGAGTACGGAGACGACGCCGAGCGTgatgagcagctgctcgcctcCCTGAAGGGTCACCATGTGCGACTGCAAAACACGCCAGACGTGGTGAGGCCACCGCTCATCATCCCTGATAAAAAGGGTGACTTGGCGGCAAACACACAGCCActgctgcacagctgcgggggagagggcgaagCATCTGCCTCCACTGCAGAAACAACGAGCAGGAACTTGGCAGTCGCACCACAGCCAGCGGTGCGCCTTCTTAATCGGCACAGCTATCTTGCGGAGCAAGACCGACTGTACCTTGGCGCTTGCACAGCGCCagacgcgcagctgcggtcGTCTGACGCCATGCAGGCAGTATCACCATCTGCGGGCCCACAGCCTCACAGTCGctgcatcctcgtcgtcttctccTCTACCGACCTGCGGGTTCACGACAACCACCTCTTGGCGTTTGCCTCGGGGTGCGCCAGGGCGGCGGCCATCAAGACAGGCGGCCCTGTTTCCGTCATTGGCGTTTGTGTGCTCGACTATCGAACTTTTGCGCAGCCGAGCGTTGTCGGTGGCTTTTTCCGTCAGAGCCCTCAGCGGGCGCAGTTCCTGCTCGAtacggtggcggcgctgcgcgtcAAGCTGGAGGGCACGCTGCATGTGCCCCTCCTCGTTCGCTGCGGTCGGCCAGAGGAGCACGTTCCCCGCCTGGCCGTGGAGCTGGGGGCGATGCATGTTCTCATGACAACTCAGTACGCCCCCCACGAGCGACGTGTGCAGGAGTTGATGGTGCGTCGACTCCGGGCAGGAACGTGGGTGTCGCGCGAAGAAGTGACTGACGAGGCTGTGGTAGCGGGTGCAGTTGGGCAAGTAGCGTCGGCAGCGCTTGACGTGTCCTGTGGCTTCGCAGCCGATGAAGACGATCCCCTGATCGCTGTCGTGGAGCACGCTagcagcggtgccggtggGCAACAGCACCCGTACTACCGCGGCAGTAGCGCGCCCTCGCGCAACCGCACcgcggctgctctgccggAGGTGCACTGTCTCTGGCAATCAACGCTAGTACACCTCGACGACTTGCCGACACCGCTGGCGGCCATGAAGGAGGGCGAGCGGTGGTACCACGACGATGTCACGGTGAGCCTGATCCGGCCGACTGAGCCGTACAACAAGGCgactgcgctgctggcggagctgccTCTTACCTGGC harbors:
- a CDS encoding putative DNA photolyase codes for the protein MSPVEITAEGWAELQQYLHQVEGTDVELLGATQGVTPPLSDAMVGHVDKTAAVAEDGPHSDGTFAGQRPQVSPSPPFVSPEDVADLATDLAQEVGALHHDSSFTSARGWEKAELEAGADSGHQDDGIEYGDDAERDEQLLASLKGHHVRLQNTPDVVRPPLIIPDKKGDLAANTQPLLHSCGGEGEASASTAETTSRNLAVAPQPAVRLLNRHSYLAEQDRLYLGACTAPDAQLRSSDAMQAVSPSAGPQPHSRCILVVFSSTDLRVHDNHLLAFASGCARAAAIKTGGPVSVIGVCVLDYRTFAQPSVVGGFFRQSPQRAQFLLDTVAALRVKLEGTLHVPLLVRCGRPEEHVPRLAVELGAMHVLMTTQYAPHERRVQELMVRRLRAGTWVSREEVTDEAVVAGAVGQVASAALDVSCGFAADEDDPLIAVVEHASSGAGGQQHPYYRGSSAPSRNRTAAALPEVHCLWQSTLVHLDDLPTPLAAMKEGERWYHDDVTVSLIRPTEPYNKATALLAELPLTWQTAALLPTEEERYGRVGSSVLRGALPRLEDLGYSVSAVRGTDFAFQEVIATQSSHPDAGEDAALVRLQDWLAQGGVTSLLRYGRERRTNTKMYSQKLARVSPYIALGALSPRKYYEVLREFAQANQRDAFVQQQFREGLLRLSRRDYWHWMGLRFGDRLFFSYGPHPEHTDDVPDWRHDRKVVQRWCNGLTGIPFADAAMRELVGTGFVAHEGRQALAWLLTRGYGQDWRLGAEWMERCSLDYDPFVCYGNYAYSCGLILDDFGEPVRSVYYLAHQHDQTGIYVKKWLPQLSKVPPVYVHRPHVLTERMQAMHGVYLGKNYPYPLKLWQGAQRSLSAAELTAYYPQGIVKGPGYTEALRYGSAVMQPEEYNAAVSPTYVQLQEWAAMLPASAFAGIEDDDEKAKHLSLVEAAAPRKSAAPAAAAAAGLTLKRVVV